The Populus alba chromosome 4, ASM523922v2, whole genome shotgun sequence genome contains a region encoding:
- the LOC118037599 gene encoding 2-methylpropanoate--CoA ligase CCL4, whose amino-acid sequence MDELRPRPANSYALTPVGFLDRAAIVYGDCPSIIYNNISYTWSQTHRRCLQLASSLSSIGLNKGHVVSILAPNIPAMYELHFAVPMAGAILNTLNTRLDARTISLLLCHAESELLFVDPMCVSLVNEAFSLLPSSAKPPLLVLIADDDEVLPQQPSPTIHFYDTYEGLLEKGDPAFNWTRPKNDFDPIVLNYTSGTTSSPKGVVHCHRGLFIVTLDSLVDWSFPKQPVFLWTLPMFHSNGWSYPWGMAAVGGTNICLRKFDAPTIYGLIKKHGVTHMCGAPVVLNMLSNSLTNMEPLKNPVHIITAGAPPPATILSRTESLGFVVGHGYGLTETGGIVVSCAWKRQWNLFPATERAKLKARQGVRTVGMTEVDVVDPVTGMSVKRDGLTLGEIVLRGGCIMLGYLKDPVATAKCMTENGWFCTGDVGVMHPDGYLEIKDRSKDVIISGGENLSSVEVESVLYTFPDINEAAVVARPDEFWGETPCAFVSLKEACCRIPTEKEIIEHCRGRLPHYMVPKTVVVKEKLPKTSTGKIQKAVLRDMAKAMGSSRASRM is encoded by the coding sequence ATGGATGAGCTGAGACCAAGACCCGCAAACTCCTATGCTCTAACTCCTGTAGGCTTTTTGGACAGGGCAGCGATAGTGTATGGTGATTGCCCCTCCATCATCTACAATAACATATCCTACACCTGGTCCCAGACCCACCGTCGATGTCTCCAACTGGCTTCATCTCTATCATCCATCGGTCTGAACAAGGGCCATGTCGTCTCTATCTTAGCCCCCAATATCCCTGCCATGTACGAGCTCCATTTTGCAGTCCCTATGGCCGGCGCCATCCTCAACACCCTCAACACTCGCCTTGACGCGCGTACCATCTCCCTCCTCCTCTGCCACGCCGAATCCGAGCTCCTCTTTGTAGATCCTATGTGTGTCTCCTTAGTCAACGAAGCTTTCTCCCTGCTTCCATCCAGCGCCAAACCTCCACTTCTCGTCCTCATAGCAGATGATGATGAGGTCCTCCCCCAACAACCATCACCTACCATTCACTTCTACGATACCTACGAAGGGTTGTTGGAGAAGGGTGATCCTGCCTTCAACTGGACCCGTCCCAAGAATGACTTTGACCCTATTGTACTGAACTACACATCAGGCACAACCTCATCTCCTAAAGGCGTGGTGCACTGCCACAGGGGCCTCTTCATCGTGACCCTTGATTCGCTTGTTGATTGGTCATTCCCGAAACAGCCTGTCTTCTTGTGGACCCTGCCCATGTTTCATTCCAATGGATGGAGCTATCCCTGGGGCATGGCTGCCGTTGGTGGAACCAACATATGTCTCCGTAAATTCGATGCACCCACTATCTACGGTTTGATTAAAAAGCATGGGGTGACTCACATGTGTGGTGCACCTGTGGTTCTCAACATGCTATCAAACTCTCTTACCAATATGGAACCTTTAAAGAATCCAGTCCATATTATAACAGCCGGGGCTCCACCACCGGCCACCATACTCTCCCGCACGGAGTCCTTGGGGTTCGTAGTTGGGCATGGTTATGGGCTGACAGAAACTGGTGGGATTGTTGTCTCGTGCGCCTGGAAACGGCAGTGGAATCTTTTTCCCGCAACTGAGAGAGCGAAGCTGAAAGCAAGGCAAGGAGTGAGAACAGTTGGAATGACTGAGGTGGACGTGGTGGATCCTGTGACAGGAATGAGCGTGAAACGAGATGGATTAACACTTGGTGAGATTGTTCTAAGAGGTGGGTGCATCATGCTGGGTTATCTCAAGGACCCAGTAGCTACAGCCAAGTGTATGACAGAGAATGGTTGGTTCTGCACTGGAGATGTAGGTGTGATGCATCCTGATGGTTATTTAGAGATCAAAGATCGATCGAAGGATGTCATCATTAGCGGTGGAGAGAACTTGAGCAGCGTAGAGGTTGAGTCAGTGCTATACACATTTCCAGATATTAACGAGGCGGCGGTTGTGGCACGACCCGATGAGTTTTGGGGCGAGACGCCCTGTGCGTTTGTGTCTTTGAAGGAGGCCTGTTGTAGGATCCCAACGGAGAAGGAAATCATTGAACATTGCAGGGGTAGGTTGCCACATTACATGGTGCCCAAAACAGTGGTTGTTAAGGAAAAACTGCCCAAGACATCAACTGGGAAGATCCAAAAGGCTGTGCTTCGAGACATGGCCAAGGCAATGGGCTCGTCAAGAGCCAGTCGCATGTGA